Proteins encoded together in one Festucalex cinctus isolate MCC-2025b chromosome 8, RoL_Fcin_1.0, whole genome shotgun sequence window:
- the cnpy2 gene encoding protein canopy homolog 2: protein MRQRQVALLLSTCVLFFLLLSSCQAARQGQDIRCGACRALVDEMEYAISQIDPKKMIQTGSFRINPDGTQSIREVPLARSEGNLLELLESVCERMEDYGEHTDSANNRKSYIRVKSRSGEAMDLSEATLDSRVTGSLKFACEAIAEQHEDELIEFFSHETENVKDKLCSKRTDLCDHALKIPHDEL, encoded by the exons ATGAGGCAAAGGCAAGTGGCTCTCCTGCTTTCAACCTGTGTGCTCTTCTTCCTCCTGCTGAGCTCCTGCCAGGCAGCCAGACAAGGACAAGACATCCGATGTGGAG CCTGCAGGGCTCTGGTGGACGAGATGGAGTATGCCATCTCCCAAATTGACCCCAAGAAAATGATCCAGACAGGCTCGTTTCGAATCAACCCAGACGGCACACAGTCCATCAGGGAG GTTCCTCTGGCACGCTCAGAGGGAAACCTCCTGGAGCTGCTGGAGAGCGTGTGTGAGAGGATGGAGGACTATGGCGAGCACACAGACTCGGCCAACAACAGGAAATCCTACATTCGGGTCAAATCTCGCAGTGGTGAAGCCATGGACCTATCAGAGGCGACGCTGGACTCGAGAGTCACCGGCAGTTTAAAATTTGCG TGTGAAGCCATTGCTGAGCAGCACGAAGATGAACTCATCGAATTCTTCTCTCACGAGACTGAAAACGTCAAAGACAAACTCTGCAGCAAGCGGACAG